ATCTTCATCTGGACCCATCACATCTgaaaataaaaggtttatacgttacttattagtaaataattatctttatatatcaatgcgtgaagcaaaaactttgtaccccttttcACGAAAATAGCGCAGACGGAGATTTGAAATTTCCCACAtttctagtttataatatacagaggaGAGCaggatacaattttttttataaattacgcataaaaaaattaaaagaaaaaacatgtATTTGGCATTGGCACACACGCATGTTATATCTActcttttttaatcatttcaAATTAACAGTGTTAGTATGCCGTGTCAACTTAATgatgttcaaacttataattcaaattaattatggtcAAATTTCGACCAGTGGCCACTGGGCGACCACCAGCTTTGGCCTCCAATTTGTGGCGTAGCATGTTGGACTAAGGATCAAGAGTTCTGGATTCCATGCACGGTTCGGGTAAAAATTTCTCGTTCAGAAGTCATCAGCAACATCCCAGAGTTAAGAGGTGACTTGGTCCCCCGTTCTTAGGACAGCACGGTTAAGCTTCAATCTTATAGAGTCTGCGTCAGTAGTTAAAGTGAGATAAAGGTAACtgtctcattgtaggaggagacctggctgataatgggttgttaatgatgatgatgatgatgataatagtaccggaacgctaactcACTAGGCGAACCGTCTGCAGTATATCGAACCTGGCCCCTCTCACACAAAACCACAGTGCTCGcctctgcgccagggagatcgtcaaaataTAGACATTATGAGGCAGATTGCAATGATTTATAGGTTTCGATAAGGTTAACTCACTCGCTATATCATAGAGGCCGCTCGAGTAGTTGATAACAGCGCGGGAAGCCCAGAAGTCAGCGATGTTGGTCACTATCGAACATCCTCCGTGCTGGAAATTATTaacttcaattattattaagaaaaactcTCCAAAAAGTCTCTACAGGATTACCGAGGATTAAGATTCTACTAGATTTTAATACTAGGCGTTACGGACAACTTTAACTAGTCCGTTTGATGCGTTAgtacttataacatatttttttatcatgttaGTGAGATAATAATGGGgcaaatctatctatctaaactatcgcatttaaaatattagtaagatggtaaaagtatataatagatagatatagatttttgtacacaagtgtattcattcattcgagATAATGAAGTCTTcgtagaatttttattattcttatttaccAAAACTaagttaaatttagtttaacttCTGCAGCCACGTTACAGGACGTGTTACTTGCATGACCTATTTATAAGCGTAgtttgctctgttcataggcgacggttttcagGTTACTATCAGTCATGGACattctgcttggtccatcatttctTACTGTTACAGTCTACTGATGATGTAGTTACTACGTGCCGTGTGAACAAATTCTGACAGATCAGAATAaggttgtcaccacccctcgtcTTCCtgcgggtttcgtacgaggcgactaagggaatataacagagaacaggcaacagcgtcctctgttttactactaccatctactataATCATGGATCACCAAccgtctgcccagtgtggtgattatggagaATCCCGCCCTTTGCGAGAGGCCCTAACAGTCCAGCAGTACACTgttataggctgatgatgatggtgttAAGAAAAGGGCAATTTCAGAAGTTAAGAACTGTTAAATACCTTCAACCAGTCTTCATCTCTAGTCATGGACAAATATTGCCTGGCTGCAAACGCGATGCACGCGGTAATGTGTTGCTCAAACTCCGCTACATCAGGACAACAAGGCTGTGTCACTTCACTACCAGTGTACGCACTTTCCCATGGAAACCTGTGGatattacaaaatgtatttacttataACTCCTACAGTATCAGAACCTGTAATAGTCCATAGCTGGCCGAAAGTTCCTCGAAGCCTTCcacaacgggagggtttgcttaTAGTCATCGCATAGTAGAATAACATAGAGGATGCTGCTGTCCGTGCTATTATCTCCGTTATCTTATCTCCCTTAGTCGCCAAGTACTGATCTGCTTGACTAAAggcctttttttatatatatttgacggaACAAGCAGGTGGCTCATGGCTGGTTGTTTGTAGAAAAACCACCGCCTATAAgcacagcaacacttcgcatggcaTGCAACAAACACGTCCTgaaacgtgccgccctgtgtccatcaacctaaggcgaaGGTggtaagcctcatatgcctgttataacaccggcaaccacgccctttagaccggaatacAGACTTGCAATAAAGCTGCTTGGGGagcagaaataaatatggtgATAGTAAGTCAACTTTATCACGAAAATCTATTTATGTTTACTTAGATATCATTTAGGTATTATTTAGCTCTGGCTTCAGGCTGTCAGCTGAAATCAGCGTCCTTTACTCAATTTTATAATGTAGGTAAGGTACGTCATGCTGAACTGTACACCCGTTCCTACTGAAGTGAaagcaaacaataataaatgcattttgttcTTTCTCTCTTACCTATATCCTTTACTTCCGGTAATTCTAGCTAGTTCAGCAGCTACGTACGCGTTGTCGAGACGATACTGGAGCAGTTGTCGAGCATACTGCGGGTACAACACCAATATTGGAGGGAACATCCACATCTCTGTGTCCCAGAAGCTGTGACCtgaaaaaaacaacaaacaaattaacttaCTTGTAACTACCAAGAAACAAAAGGCTTTTTCCCTTTTCTATGTAAGAAGAAAGTTACTTCATATAACAAGAACAAGGAAGAATGATCTACAATTTGGACCACAATATTTTGAACTGCGGAACTGCATTTGGTTATCTAAGATCTATAGATAAGTGCAAAATTAACCGCTACCagagatttttaattattgatatttcGAATATCCAGCTTTTAAAAAGGTCGAAGTCAAATGACATGTTCTTTAAGTTTCTAAAGTAATGTTTTTACCTTCATAGTCGTCAAAAGTACCACCTCTAGCCAATCCTGTTGGACTGAGACCGAAGAATCGATCTAGCGGAAAGTGAGACTCCTCAGATGGCAGCGAGCTCAAGAAATAGTACCAAATCCCGTTGACTATTTTAGCCTGTAAAGTTAGATAAGTGTATATAGAATCCAAAAAGAATAAAGCATCAAATTTTCTGCtctagaatcatcatcatcatctcacaatTGCCCCTCCtacacattattatatttatttgatgaaGATCTTTCTTTGCGGCGATCTGACATCATCGGCTTCTACTGTCGCCTCCGCAAACTTGTTAGTGAAGATCATATAATACCGTTACTGTTTAGTGAGGATAAAAGGACCATTATTTTTATAGCTTTCTTGAGTGAAGTCAAATGGAAGCTTTTTTTCGAAAgtatttagtgtattttcacgcacgtttgaaaaaaaaatgtttacatcaTCAGCTTCAAgtgtccaccgctggacatactTAAGCCTTTTCGAGTTTGGACCACCTCACATGACCTTTCTCACCCAGTCGCTTGCTGCTAACTtgttaaggtcatctgtccaacgGGCTGGATGTTGTCCCACACTTCACCTATTGATCCGCGGTATTTACTCTTTTTCCTTAACTTAAACACGTCTTCCTCAACGGCCATCAGTTCTACGATAGACATCAgccgcccattgccatttcagtcTGCTAATTTCTTGGATCTTTGGGCCATGTCGCTGATTTTAGCTCTGCTATGGATTTCTTCATTACGACTTTTTCCCTAATCCCATTTCAACTTACCAACTGCAAATTCCCTTCTATTTCCAATCCACCCTGCTTGTACAGCCTCCCCCACTGCTCTACGTGCTTCTCGAACAACTCCTCACCATCCTCCTGCAATACTGTCATACATGTAACTTTACCATACTTGTGTGGAATAATTTAATCATACCAATATATTAGAACGAAGATCAAAATTTTGTGAAGAGGGCACACGGTAGGTCAAACAAGAAATATTGTActtttataattgtaattttggTCTCGTGTTTCACTCTATGTAGAATCACATTTTTCATCTTAAAGACGTGTTAATTATGTAATCCCCTTGCAAGTATTTACTAACTACATAAATTATCAGGGTAACCAAATAACTATTGCGAAATCcggaaattttaaatgacatagttccttataaaatataagttaatcCAAATTTCTAGTCTACTTTCTAGAACTACTTTTGAGAGTTTAAGGGTGTGCTAATTTACCCCACCTTTTCCTTAATGATAATATACTCTttacaagattttaataaatctttttgtcATGTGATTTTTGATGGGCAACCCCTACCACATCGcacaagttaaaaatattatggttaAACTTACTTTTGATAAACTCTTGTCTCGCTACAGATTCGTTTTTATCAACAGTCATGAAAAACGTAATAACTTTACTCCTAGAATGCGGCACCACAAGATGGTCAGGCACGGACGACCAATAAGCGCAAACGTCCTCCAGCATGCCCTGGAACGCAGGGTCTTCTACTTCCTTTGTCTTCCCACAGGCTTTCCATACCAACATTTCGTTGATAATTTCTGGAGTTGGGGACCCGAAGGAGATATCCTTGCTTTCGGGTCCTGGCATTTGCTTGATTGCTATCCAGATTTCGTGATGGACAAAGTTTGGATCTGGAAAACgagtttgtataaaaatttttgctatatctctatatatacatatataccttaCTAGATATGCCCGCATAAatttcgggacgcagcgtactgctacttAGAGTCTACACCTGTAGTAATActtgacaaacattttttttatcattcttaaaaaatatatattttttttttaataaatagtatcctAAGTATGTTAATTCTgttacctccaagaatacgtgtacaaagtttcatgatcaTCGGTTTAGAAGTTCGGTAATCATTCGGTAGATCGgtcgcgaaagcgtaacaaacaaacttacattcacatttataatattaggaggatATGATTTAAGTAGCTGAGTTTTTAAAATCAAGATTGTAATAGCAATTTCACAGTTATACATTTTGGTATGTtcaattttctatttatattaagtgccttacaaatattttatagcaGATTTTCTTCTGTTAACAATGGCTAAACACCGTTTAGGCCGCTTGtcttttaaattaacataatataattataatgctaagtatattttaaacaaaatattattgtcaGTTAAGTTCATATTAGTTAAAGGATCAAAAACTATAAGaccacaataattattaacttttttcgCATTAAATTGTGAAAGTTAAGTAAGTAAAACTTCAGCAAGAAGTTCAACTTTTACGCAGCATTGTACAGTAATAacacattaaattatttatttagtggtACGACTGCTTCTATAGCTATGAATCGTGGTCGCTAACTAAATAAACAGCGGGCGATGGTGAGAGAGCTATGCGTGGAATAtccacgtgatcaaatcagttATAAGGAGCtcaatgagtcgcgaagctaaagtggaaGTGGGCGCGGCAAATAGCTCGAAGAGCCAATgcacgttggggtcccaaagtgctggaatggcaacctcgcACCGGCAAACGCAGCATCGGCAGACCCCCTTCACGAGGTGGACatatgacagccgattggcgcagtggatagcgaccctgctttctgagtccaaggctgtgggttcgattctcacaactggaaaatgtttgtgtgataaacatgaatgttgttcagtgtttgggtgtttatctgtatatatgtatttatgtaggtataggtattattcattaaaatattcatcagtcatcttggttcCCCTAACTccagttacgcttactttggggctacatggcgatgtgtatatattaatttactcaTTATATGGCATCAAGCGAGTGggagggagccgctggacccaagatcgtggtatttggaactccctgcaaaGACCTAagcccagctgtggacgtcaatctGTTGGATTAAAGAAGACCACGTGTACCCACAGtcgaatatatttttactttgctTACCTGCATGAGTCTTTGGTTCAACTTTTATTTGGTTCACAATAGACCTAGTATAGTATCTATGAGCGAAGATTCTCTGTGTTACGACTGATCTGTCTCTATCAACGGTCACTTGGAAGACCCCGTGTTTTGTGTCTAGACTGTAAACTGGACTGTAAGGATGGTTAGTTAGGGTGGAATTGAGACGTATGTTTGCCCAGGCTGGTATTCTAGCTCGTCTGCTCTCGCCCTTACGACCGTTGTACAGACCATTCATGTAGACCGTATCGCTGAAGACGTTGGTAGCTAAGTGACCATTTCCGATTGAAGGCATGAATCGATCATCTGATGGTAGGCTAGAATAgacaaataaaaacagaaataaataaagaaaaactcgAGTGTAGCAACCGCAATAACCAAAAACCTATAATCTTCTTGTTTATTTCACTTGGGAGGTGCATGTAAGCTTTTGCAATCTTAACCGTTGATatgtgatgttgcagtctaacgtccattttcaatattcaatctatccgtaatctaaagatttattacttagcaacATTGTTTCTGTCaacaaatatccatacaatttttaacgAATAACAAAATTGCGGTaaatttgtacctacctatttattttaaaaagaaggaTAAAAAGAAACGTCGTTACATTCCGGATATCAGAAATTCCACGTAGAAATTGCGTGTAGAAACTGATCGTTAAAAAATCCATTGTTGTGAGGCAAttgtgataattttattaaattttagaacataAAACTAGAGCTACGAGCTTATTAATGcctgtgttattttaattttagataatggcgtgttttatataattttccgacgataaaaaatatagttaataataaaataatatgctgGTATTTATAACTCCACtgttattatcattttaattttaagtagatgctgcatttaaaattatactccTATAAACGTTCGCGAAGGTGGTCTTAATgccttctttttctttttactgaATGCGTTCTGCAGTTCACTACCTTTAGTTGTATAATCAATGTACTTTGTGGATATTGCTCTCAGCGGTGATTGAAATTCTGGTGAGTTGCCATTGGGTTGCATAATATTTCATAATGTCGTGTTCAAAGAACATTTTGGcgcttttggcgcgttagggaaaaatggcgagagtaaatttttacgatgcgcgcgcacaccgtcacagaataatttgaagttataattattttggcgCGTTGGGGAGAAATGGCgagggtaaatttttacgatgcgcgcgcacaccgtcacaaaaaaccgacaccatgaactTAGCTATAGTCTACATTTGACTTTGTCAAAGAAAGGTTTGTCGTTTttcctacaaacgtagaataaggcgaaagataaaacttttgaaaagatttttattttgtaacgcCCAAGAagctataacttctaacgcgtgtacataagaacacacacttttttttgtacgccttttactgcaatctcacttgatggtaGGAGAAGGAAGTGGGCTAATTAGGGGtggagtatatatatatttgaagccCATTTACCTTCGATGGGCGAATCAATTTCTACATAGTACCCGAACACTGAAATGCTTAGTCACGTTTGTGTCggtgaaaattttgaaattataaattcccaaattgtcttcGCCTGGAATTAAAACCGCAAGTGCAGTGGTTCATAAGACGGAGGCTCTTATAAACCACTagcactgcgccagggaggttttcttaaacacaattttatttatctgtacctacttgaattaataatacatgcataatacacaaaaagaaataatttgCCAGAAGAATAAATTATACGACTATAATATTTACCTGTGTGCAGAAAAAATGTACGGATCTTCGCTGACATCCTCAGTTTCAACCAAAAACTGCTCAACGATTACATGACCGCGACCCCTGGTGGCCAAAAATATAACCACCAAAGCGGCCGCTCCAAGCAACCCCAACATGGCCGCCACTTGTTTGTTTCGCGCCAAAAAGTTCCACATCCACGTAGAAatttaagactttttttttacaaatgttttttttttactgactggatataaataaattcgtctTCTTTGGTGCTGTTTCTAGAATGCCAGATAGTAAGAACAATAGCGTTTCACGGGACATTTAAAGTTTTCTATCATTATTATCTACTTCTTTTTGAGAGTTgtgtaattttgttatttttcagaACCACTGAAAAAGTGATGTGCTTGTGTTATCCactacgaataaataaaatattttttcttatttaattcatttttttacatTCTACTCACTAAATATtactgaatttttattattattagttcacTGGTTGAAGTTACTACCGTAAATCCTTCTTTTGCGTGCTCTATTCCCGAACTGTCAGATGGAACACTGGATTTGAATTGCTGTTGTGGTATTACAGATAAGCTCCACACAAAGCAGGTCGCGCCCGTGTACTGCGGTCTCTAGATTACGCGACCCAGCTGACATGACACACTTTATTGTTCTATTAGCAACGATAATGAAACCTATTGTAGGGTCATCGCTTTGTCTGCATATCCTGCTCTCATATCTGATGAGAAAAatacgtatttttaatttttttcaaacgaTGTCCTACTATATCCCTAATTTATacctaagtataaaaaaatattataccaatTACTaaagagttttcttttttt
This Pararge aegeria chromosome 3, ilParAegt1.1, whole genome shotgun sequence DNA region includes the following protein-coding sequences:
- the LOC120637403 gene encoding protein-glucosylgalactosylhydroxylysine glucosidase, translating into MWNFLARNKQVAAMLGLLGAAALVVIFLATRGRGHVIVEQFLVETEDVSEDPYIFSAHSLPSDDRFMPSIGNGHLATNVFSDTVYMNGLYNGRKGESRRARIPAWANIRLNSTLTNHPYSPVYSLDTKHGVFQVTVDRDRSVVTQRIFAHRYYTRSIVNQIKVEPKTHADPNFVHHEIWIAIKQMPGPESKDISFGSPTPEIINEMLVWKACGKTKEVEDPAFQGMLEDVCAYWSSVPDHLVVPHSRSKVITFFMTVDKNESVARQEFIKILQEDGEELFEKHVEQWGRLYKQGGLEIEGNLQLAKIVNGIWYYFLSSLPSEESHFPLDRFFGLSPTGLARGGTFDDYEGHSFWDTEMWMFPPILVLYPQYARQLLQYRLDNAYVAAELARITGSKGYRFPWESAYTGSEVTQPCCPDVAEFEQHITACIAFAARQYLSMTRDEDWLKHGGCSIVTNIADFWASRAVINYSSGLYDIANVMGPDEDHSNVTNSVFTNVVAGYSLYLAQYVACQCKSYYMAKDPDHWADIAWSLTLPYDETLDYHPQFQGYRRGEGIKQADAVLLGFPLQYPMNISTRINDLTYYESVTRGNGPAMTWSMHTIGQLQIQDNLRAATLFNKSYEGYVREPFKVWTELRRPKVGAVNFHTGMGGFLQTLMFGYAGIRIHLNRLEITQPQLPPEATKFRIKGIKYLGSNLTLDIRVLQTTLTVISVDDDWPLLMYNGKYNVTLVPGMIVTLKGTGPFTIRTVPWKDCKLPVDTIGQNYLRPIGL